From the genome of Tenrec ecaudatus isolate mTenEca1 chromosome 1, mTenEca1.hap1, whole genome shotgun sequence:
TAACTGAAGTTGTCTATGGTCGCAAAGCTGACAAATGGcagagtcaattcaaactcagaTTTTTCTGCCAATGAAGTCTCTACTTTTAACAGCCATGTGATGTATACCAACTTTCAGGGACATCTTTGGAGTATCCACCCCCACCTTACCTCCTCTACATCTTCATCCAACTGCTCATTAGGATCCACTTCTCTTACTAAATCTTGCAATTTCTTCTTCGTCAATACCTAAAGTTAACCAGGAGAAGATTTTTAAGGAAGCAAAACAccaccaaactccaaactcactgacatcgagtcaattccaacctcaCGGCAACCCCactgacagtagaactgcccctgtgggtttctaaggctataactcttcacAAGAAGAAAGCCGCCTCTCTCGCTCACAAACTTGGTGGGTTTAGCACAGCCCGAgtaccccactatgccaccacagcCCCTTAAAAAACAACACATCATCCCCCCATAAAAAAGAAAGGTTGTCAGGCTGTCGAGTTTATTTTCTACTTTCCAAAGAGTTCTGTTTGGCAACCTTGTGTTATTGTTATAAGACTACGTCCTCAAGGCAGAAACCACACTAGGAACAGAGGTCAATGTCCCATTGTCAGGGGGGTTATTTCAGCATCATTTCTTTTCTCACTGTGTCTCACCTCTTCATATTATAGGATTTTCAATTCTCTGACCTTCATAAATTGTACCACATCCCAGCTGTCTTTGGATATGTTCTTCCTCCCTTCCTACCTGCTCAGCTCAGGGCAGCTCCTATCAGTTGCCTTTCCTAGTCCCTCCTCTCGGCCTTGAAATTGAACAGGCCCAGCAGATTCCCTTgggagccactgttttgattagacCTGGCTCTCTGGGTCATATTTGTAAGACATCCTCAGTTGTGATTCATTACATCAGCTTCAATCTTACATAAAAGACCCAGGGAAAGATCAGCTCTTTGAGAGAAGTGATCTTTGcatagtgtattactgagagaacctgTCTTTAGATATGCACTGAAAGAAATGTTTTTCAGTGGAGAGGAAGAAGTAGCGCCTACACTTCTGATACCGTTTCTGCTCCAAAGAACACAGAGGAGGAGCCTTCAGTGAGCAAACGAGAAGAGGATGATACCTGATTGTTTTCAGGGCTGAGCCGCCCTCCAGCACCAGGAGTGCCCGGTATCTTTACCACTGTCGTGCTATTGGCCATGGAGCCTTGTGGAGGGGTGCTGGCTGGTTCCGGTTTGATGGACGAGAAATTGGAGAGGTTGATTAGGGCTGAGGGGCCAAACTGGTTCATAATCTGTCGAGCTTTGGACTTCAGCTCATAGAGCTTATCAAGATCCTGCTTCTTTTTAGAGCTGTTAGGACCAAGGCCAATCAACTAGAGAGAGAAAACATGAGAATTAGTtctagaaaaaaacccaaaaccaaactcactgccattgagtcaatctgactcatagtcaccccgtagggcagggtacaactgtcccagtgggtttcagagactaattcttcatgggagtagaaagcctcttcgttctcccatggagctggctggtagtttcgaagtgctgaccttgcagttagaagctcaAAGCAcagctactataccaccagggctcctagctccAAAAGGACCTGAAATAAACAAGTCTTGAAAGAAAAATGATATGCAGTCTTTGGGGGCTTTGTTGTACCTGGAACGGTGACCATTTATCTGTGCATTAAAAACAGCATGAAGGTTGTTCGTTGCTCTCACCTGATATCTAGAAACATCTCTTCTCCAAAAGCTAAATTCAGTCATCTTCTAATTGAAGCAAGGCAGAAAGGAAATGACAATGCCTCCATGTACAAACTAAACTAGATGGGGCCAAGCACTTTTGAGCGCGTCGTAAAAACGGGAGACTTGGTTAAGCACTCCATGCATAATTTTTGAACATCAAATGTTAAATCCAAATAAACTGTGGCATGTTCGCAGACTTAGAACTCAGTCACACAACTTCAGAAAAGAGATTAGTTCAGTCTGGCATTTCAAAACATGCTCAAATCCTATGCCAGGCTATCACCAGTCAATGCAATTGTAGCAACTGTTAAAAAGACTCTTCACCATCCAAAGCAATTTTTCTCTGAGGGTTAGCAATCTTTAAGCGTGAGCAGTGTCCAGCCTGGAACAGCTGGACTCATAAATCTTTGAGTATAAAGTTGGTTCTTGGCATCAGCTTTGGCATCCTAAGGCTCAGAAGCACATTCACCAAGCCCTGGCCACACAGCCTCTCGGCGCTTACTTACAGCTATCTGCGTGTCTAGATCTTTAATTACATCGGCGACGGCTGTGAGCCCGGAGAAATGAGAGGCAGCCATTCTCAAAAGCTACCTGCAAATGAACAGCTGGCATCAAGCACCACTCTTGCTACAGAACCTTTTCCGTTGCCAGGCCGGACACACTGTCACCAGCCAGGACCCAGGCAACCTAGATGTGGCATCTCCTTCTCTGTCTCTTTCATAGAGAGCTTTTAAAGTTCATTAACAACAGTTGTATACTTATAGACTGTCTCCCTATCACTTGAGTGCTTTATTGTTAGAGATAAGCTAGCAGCGACCTTCATACTTAATTGGGCAAAACTCAACCTGCAGGAATCATGTCAACGGCTTTTGGAACTTGGTAAAGCTAAGCAATCTGAATGTGTAACTCTATGTTTTGGTCTTGTCCCAATGGAGAAGTTTCTCCCCTACACATTGTCTTCTCTTTGCTTATTCTCAATAAAAACAGCCAACcataaataacaataacaataataaaagaaCAGCCAACCATGTGCTGGGTAAATGGCCAAAAAACACGAGGCTGGTTGGCTAAGTGCCAGCTTTTAAACCACATGTGGCCCATACTTCCTTCTGAACCCACAAATGCTACCAACAGGAATAGGAGAAAATGCTAGAAAAAGACTAGCATGGTAATAATCATTGTAATGATACAGaagcttcttttttcttttcattgttaTCCATCTTTAATTTGCTCTAATTTCTTCTTAAAATTAAttaggatttaatacatataccattccatatttcaatcatgtcaagtagaatgatcAGCAATCTTTTCTGATGCGAGTTCTATGAAAACACCTTAAAGACGGTCAAACTGAATCCCATTGTACAACACTGTCCCCTCAAGCCTCACAGAGAAACACACTGTAATTATCAAACAACATTTTCACATCCTTCATGGGACTTTGGTAACGGTACTGAAGATCGTTCAAAATAAGTCGAGACCTTCTGTTTTGATGGGGAGTCATGGGCATCAGAGATTTCTGTGTAACTGGAATTTCTAGAATAATAAGAccatggagccctgatggcatagtgggttggttatgcctgggctgctaactgcaaagtcagcagttcgaaaccaccagctgctctgagggagaaagaggaagctgtctactcccataaagacttacagtctcggaaaacaaattctaccctggcctatagggtccctatgagttggcatcaactcgatggcagtaagtttgagtgAGAAAATAAGGTTTAGAGAAAAAACGATatataccaaaacaaaacaaacccttgCTATTGAACTGGCCCGTAGGCTTTCCAAgtctataatctttacagaagccgactgctcttctttctcccagggtacagctggtgggtgtgaaccactgaccttttggttcccAGCTAAGTGCTGAATCACTGCGCTATCAGGATTCCTTAGAGCCTACACACACAGAACCAAATATGGATAATTAGCAATCAAATTAGAAATTAACCTTAGAGAATAGCTCGAACAGACTAGAGGGCACAGAGTGTTCACCtgcgggagatggaggaaagaaaagGGGGATAATAGTTCAAGTCTTTGGGAGAGGTAATAACTTGTTcaagttgttgaatgcaaaactgattAGTTGATATACAACCCCCCACATAATTCACAGTGAGAAGCTAAGAAAAAAAGAACTAAAAGCTCTAGTAGTTGCTTTAATGAACTAAGTGGTTTCTCTGGGGCATGAGAAAAACCAAAGTTTCTCCCTAAGAAACTAGACTGCAATTTATTCCAATCTTTGTGTCGAAAAGTAAACAATACTTGTGAATTTTCAGTAATTCTAAGAGTTGCTTCTTCCTGTTagaaccaaataaaacaaaacagatgaTAATCAGACTGACACTACCCTAAATATCTGAGATGGTTTCTTAATATGGTTAGATGTAAGACTCTGTGACATATTTGGGTGCTGACTATGTAAAATTACACAACTGCCTGGTCCTCAAGGCTTAAAGGCTTAAGAGCTTGACTAACGACGGAAAGGCCAGTGGTTAGGACCCAGCCCGAGGGGCCTGGGAAGAAGCCCAGCCTCGGCAAGcacggggtccccatgagtcagactgAACCATACCTGACAACGGGCAACTACTGCGCTCCACACACCAGACATTTAAGAACTGTGTCGTGGTTAGGAAAAATTGTGCTGTGGTTAACAATGCACGTAAGAAAAAGTTGGTCATCTTACCCACTTTTAAATGTACATTAATTATGTTCACCATGTGGTGCTGCCATCACTACCCACTTCCAAGTTTTACATCGCCTCCGAAGACTTTGTGGGTTCGGTTCCAGACCAAAGCAATAATGAGAATATTACAGTAAGCCGAGTCACGTGAATTTCTGTTTTCCTACTGCATAAAAAGTTATGTTTACACTCTATGAGGAGACTTCAGAAAGTTTCTAGGAAAATGGAATTACAAGAAAATGAATttcttccataaactttttggagCTCCCTGATATGTATGGTCTATGTAAGTGTGCAGCAACATCATGAACAAGTGTGCAACGTGAGAACtgccaaaatgtgacacagaaaTGAGATGAGCACATGCTGTTGGAGAAATGACACCAACAGACTTGCTCAATGAACAGTAGCCGCAAACCTTCATTCTGTAGAAATCATGCAAGAAAAGGCTACTTGGCAATATCTACCAGATCAGAAAAGTATTTTACTGTTCTGATCCCATAATTCCATTCTTAGTACTCTTTACTATAGTGAATATATGTAAACAATGCCATATGAGAGGACTTAACAatcttgtggaaaaatggaattaaaatataatggaatgttTCTACTAACTTTCTGAAGCTCCTTTGTACATGTAAGGAATCTCAATCTAAGTGTCCATCAAAAAAATggttagttcagtggttctcaacctgtgggtcgtgaccccttttggggtcaaacgaccctttcacaggggttgcccaattcataatagtagaaaAATTAGTTGTGAAGTATTAAAGAgtcacggccttaggaaggttgagaaccactggttagtTAAATAAATCCAGGTATAACTATTTAATGGAACCCACTAAACAATGAGACCCAGTTAGTCACATAAGACTGCCTATTGTATGATTACATTTATATGCAATGTCCAGGACAGGGAATTCTAGAGATATTGCTAGGGAAGTTAAATTGGCATAGCTGCTTTGGAAAACAGTTTGACaagcttctttttatttatttacttagacAGTTTCTTATAAAGTTAAACCTACATTCATCATATGCCTCAACAACccttcttaaaaaataaatataattgtcCAAGTGGAAATAATTCAATGCCCTTCAGctggtgaatggataaacaaatgacACACCCACACAATGGACTACAACTCAGACTTTAAAAGGACTGTGAAAGCTACATGGACATGGGTGAATCTCAAGCACTTTACTCAAGTGAGAGAATCACGACTCAAAAGCATTAATTGGACTAGAGAAAACAAAACTATAGGGATGGAGAATCTATCAGTGCCTGCCAATGAATAGATGGGGAGGATTTGGCCACACACATGCGTGCGCTGTAGAATCAACTTCACCCTGAGGGG
Proteins encoded in this window:
- the TAF12 gene encoding transcription initiation factor TFIID subunit 12 isoform X2 — encoded protein: MNQFGPSALINLSNFSSIKPEPASTPPQGSMANSTTVVKIPGTPGAGGRLSPENNQVLTKKKLQDLVREVDPNEQLDEDVEEMLLQIADDFIESVVTAACQLARHRKSSTLEVKDVQLHLERQWNMWIPGFGSEEIRPYKKACTTEAHKQRMALIRKTTKK
- the TAF12 gene encoding transcription initiation factor TFIID subunit 12 isoform X1 — encoded protein: MAASHFSGLTAVADVIKDLDTQIALIGLGPNSSKKKQDLDKLYELKSKARQIMNQFGPSALINLSNFSSIKPEPASTPPQGSMANSTTVVKIPGTPGAGGRLSPENNQVLTKKKLQDLVREVDPNEQLDEDVEEMLLQIADDFIESVVTAACQLARHRKSSTLEVKDVQLHLERQWNMWIPGFGSEEIRPYKKACTTEAHKQRMALIRKTTKK